Proteins encoded together in one Catenulispora sp. EB89 window:
- a CDS encoding VOC family protein, translating to MPELSGWSHVSFSVRDRDASVAFYTDVLGFKTLAVTDRTDWRQTIMLHSNGMCVAFQQHTGNSGEAFDYTATGLDHFGFGVGTPQELQEWIARFDELGVAHSPVRDTDLGQFVSFEDPDGIQLELFYSPFAAKQA from the coding sequence ATGCCCGAGTTGTCCGGCTGGTCGCACGTGTCGTTCTCGGTCCGGGACCGGGACGCCAGCGTCGCCTTCTACACCGACGTGCTGGGCTTCAAGACCCTGGCCGTCACCGACCGGACCGACTGGCGGCAGACGATCATGCTGCACTCGAACGGGATGTGCGTGGCGTTCCAGCAGCACACCGGCAACTCCGGCGAGGCGTTCGACTACACCGCCACCGGCCTGGACCACTTCGGGTTCGGGGTGGGGACGCCGCAGGAGCTGCAGGAGTGGATCGCGCGGTTCGACGAGCTGGGAGTGGCGCACTCGCCGGTGCGGGACACCGACCTCGGGCAGTTCGTGTCCTTCGAGGACCCCGACGGGATCCAGCTGGAGCTGTTCTACAGCCCGTTCGCCGCCAAGCAGGCGTAA